One part of the Saprospiraceae bacterium genome encodes these proteins:
- a CDS encoding sulfite exporter TauE/SafE family protein, producing the protein MTLIIAYILAILMGFILGLLGAGGAILTIPILVYLVGMNPMDAITSSLFVVCLTSLSAGLNYIRIKKINARAIFLFGIPSVITIWCTRRYLLPLIPDPVLKTDTILIEKSTFLLVLFALLIFTSAFKMIQASSSAILPNNQKKSIAPFILNGLLLGVITGLLGAGGGFLIVPALVLILNLDFKTAAGTSLLIIAINTGVGLLSDFKLLQHLDWNFIFIFTGIAILSSFIGAAVSGSISSSKLKPVFGYFLLIVASYILIKELIF; encoded by the coding sequence ATGACTCTAATTATTGCATATATATTAGCCATATTGATGGGATTTATATTGGGCCTTTTAGGCGCAGGAGGTGCTATATTAACGATTCCAATTCTAGTATATCTTGTAGGGATGAACCCCATGGATGCCATTACCAGTTCCTTATTTGTAGTTTGCCTCACAAGTTTATCTGCTGGATTAAACTATATTCGGATAAAAAAAATAAATGCCCGTGCTATCTTCCTTTTTGGAATTCCTTCGGTAATTACGATCTGGTGTACCCGAAGATATTTATTACCATTAATTCCAGATCCAGTACTGAAAACAGATACTATTCTTATAGAAAAATCGACCTTCTTACTGGTATTATTTGCCTTGTTAATTTTTACATCCGCTTTTAAAATGATCCAGGCCTCCTCTTCTGCAATATTACCAAATAATCAAAAAAAATCCATCGCTCCTTTTATACTAAATGGACTATTATTAGGTGTTATTACCGGTCTTCTGGGAGCTGGTGGTGGCTTTTTGATTGTACCTGCATTGGTTTTGATTCTAAATTTGGATTTTAAAACTGCAGCTGGTACATCTCTACTTATAATCGCAATTAATACGGGCGTTGGCTTATTGAGCGATTTTAAATTGCTTCAACATTTAGATTGGAATTTTATATTCATTTTTACAGGAATTGCAATTCTATCAAGTTTTATTGGTGCTGCCGTCTCCGGTTCCATTTCCTCCTCTAAATTAAAACCAGTATTTGGATATTTTCTATTAATTGTTGCTAGTTATATTCTTATAAAAGAACTCATCTTTTAA
- a CDS encoding cytochrome c: MKSKVLNAIALLMVFGILAISCSGGVQKDQKPIDVQELTKNQPEVHGTEVKDGEITFASPLNAEWVKSGQNTYDLKCLACHKLTEEKLVGPGWAGVTKKRNPTWILNMITNVDMMLDTDPEAQKLLEQCLVRMPNQNISKEEARQVIEFMRKNDGEM, translated from the coding sequence ATGAAAAGTAAGGTATTAAATGCAATAGCATTACTTATGGTTTTTGGCATTTTAGCCATTAGCTGTAGTGGAGGTGTACAAAAAGATCAAAAACCAATTGACGTACAGGAACTTACAAAAAATCAGCCTGAAGTTCACGGTACCGAAGTGAAAGATGGAGAAATTACATTCGCAAGTCCTTTAAATGCTGAATGGGTAAAAAGTGGTCAGAATACCTATGATTTGAAATGTTTAGCATGTCATAAACTAACAGAAGAAAAATTAGTAGGACCCGGATGGGCAGGTGTAACTAAAAAGCGAAATCCAACCTGGATTCTTAATATGATAACTAATGTGGATATGATGTTGGATACCGATCCCGAAGCTCAAAAATTATTAGAACAATGTTTAGTTAGAATGCCAAATCAAAATATCAGTAAAGAAGAAGCAAGACAGGTTATTGAGTTTATGAGAAAGAATGATGGTGAGATGTAA
- the hflX gene encoding GTPase HflX yields MQKNSFNLSQNHKILSQEPEKAILVGVILPDQNEREVHEHLDELEFLAQTAGAEVLKRFTQRLPGINSHSFIGSGKIEEIKKYMEHFPADMVIFDDDLSGKQQNFLEEKLEVKIVDRSFLILDIFASRAQTAQAKTQVELAQLQYIYPKLRGMWSHLERQRGGIGMRGPGEQEIETDRRIVKEKISLLKKKLEKIDLQNITQRKNRDEMIRVSLVGYTNVGKSTLMNVLSKSDLFAENKLFATLDTTVRKVVWDAMPFLLSDTVGFIRKLPHHLIESFKSTLDEVRESDILLHVVDISHPQYTDQIETVNKTLKDLGAGDKQMILVCNKMDAYRNIHFDALLDDETKKELEEELHQKLEKSFAGSVLFISAKSQENLNTLKLLMKEAISRQYLIRYPYRSKTW; encoded by the coding sequence ATGCAAAAAAACTCTTTCAATCTTTCTCAAAATCATAAAATCTTATCTCAAGAGCCTGAAAAAGCAATTTTAGTTGGGGTAATTTTGCCAGATCAAAACGAACGTGAGGTTCATGAACATCTTGATGAACTGGAGTTTTTAGCACAAACTGCCGGTGCTGAAGTACTCAAGCGATTTACACAAAGACTTCCCGGAATTAATAGTCATTCATTTATTGGATCTGGAAAAATTGAAGAGATTAAAAAATACATGGAACATTTTCCAGCAGACATGGTAATTTTTGATGATGATCTTAGTGGAAAACAACAAAATTTCTTAGAAGAAAAACTTGAGGTAAAAATTGTAGATCGCAGTTTTCTTATCCTCGATATATTTGCCAGTCGTGCACAAACTGCACAAGCTAAAACTCAAGTAGAACTTGCACAACTTCAATATATCTATCCAAAGCTTCGTGGAATGTGGTCCCATCTTGAACGTCAACGAGGTGGAATTGGAATGCGTGGACCCGGTGAACAGGAAATTGAAACGGATAGAAGGATTGTTAAAGAAAAAATTTCCTTGCTAAAGAAAAAATTAGAGAAAATTGATTTACAAAATATAACACAACGAAAGAATCGGGATGAAATGATTCGCGTTTCATTAGTCGGATATACCAATGTTGGGAAATCAACTTTGATGAATGTATTAAGTAAATCGGATCTTTTTGCTGAAAATAAGTTATTTGCAACATTAGATACCACGGTGCGAAAAGTTGTTTGGGACGCCATGCCTTTTTTACTCTCCGATACTGTTGGATTTATTAGAAAATTACCGCATCATTTAATTGAAAGTTTTAAATCTACGCTGGATGAAGTTCGGGAATCTGATATTTTATTACATGTAGTCGATATTTCTCATCCACAATATACAGATCAAATTGAAACCGTAAATAAAACGCTCAAAGATCTGGGTGCAGGAGACAAACAAATGATTTTGGTATGTAATAAAATGGATGCATATCGGAATATTCATTTTGATGCACTCCTGGATGATGAAACTAAAAAAGAATTAGAAGAAGAATTACATCAAAAACTTGAAAAATCATTTGCTGGATCCGTTCTATTTATTTCTGCAAAATCACAGGAGAATTTAAATACCTTGAAGCTTTTAATGAAAGAGGCAATATCCAGGCAATATTTAATAAGATATCCATACCGCTCTAAAACCTGGTAA
- a CDS encoding SDR family NAD(P)-dependent oxidoreductase: MSQSQIRSNQAFTLITGASKGIGKSIAIECAKRKMNLILIARNESLLFSLKESLIENYHIEVECLTLDLLLKNSTDIIFEFINKRAITLNVLINNVGIGCYGNFSTSSLDHNLDVIKLNIEANLKLTHLYLGQIDTANKSYLLNVLSMAAFQPIPNFSIYAASKAFMLSFTKSLQYEQRYSNLSVSALCPGGTDSEFFVDAKMDHIFEKNKRWLMAPSEVASIAIHKMFAGKKIIIPGFYNKLHFILLKIIPETWILYFTSRIYK, translated from the coding sequence ATGAGCCAATCTCAAATTCGTTCTAATCAAGCATTTACTTTAATCACTGGCGCCAGTAAAGGTATCGGAAAATCAATAGCAATAGAATGTGCCAAAAGAAAAATGAATTTAATTTTAATAGCTAGAAATGAATCTTTGTTATTTTCATTGAAAGAATCTTTAATTGAAAATTATCATATTGAAGTGGAATGTTTGACATTAGATTTATTATTAAAAAATTCAACGGATATAATTTTTGAGTTTATTAATAAAAGAGCAATAACTTTAAATGTATTAATCAATAATGTAGGGATTGGTTGTTATGGTAATTTTAGCACAAGCTCACTGGATCATAATTTAGATGTTATTAAATTAAATATTGAAGCCAACTTAAAACTAACCCATTTGTATTTGGGTCAGATTGATACCGCCAACAAATCGTATTTGTTGAATGTACTGAGTATGGCTGCTTTTCAGCCTATTCCAAATTTTTCAATTTATGCCGCTTCAAAAGCTTTTATGTTGTCCTTTACAAAGTCCTTGCAATACGAACAAAGATATAGCAATTTAAGTGTGTCTGCACTTTGTCCTGGGGGCACAGATAGTGAATTTTTTGTAGATGCGAAAATGGATCATATTTTCGAAAAGAATAAAAGATGGTTGATGGCACCTTCGGAAGTAGCATCCATTGCAATACACAAAATGTTTGCAGGAAAAAAAATAATAATCCCTGGCTTTTATAACAAGCTCCATTTTATCTTATTGAAAATTATTCCGGAAACCTGGATATTATATTTCACTTCCAGAATTTATAAATAG
- a CDS encoding aminopeptidase — protein MNWIEKYAHLLVNYSLYLKEGETVFIRTTCLAEPLVKCFYKEAIQKGAIVEVEFSFEDQETILLSSGNETQLNYLSASYKDAIQNFDAYLVIRAPYNSKESFIIPDAQRSKRLAITSIYDALYFKRLGDASLKRSLCQFPTEYAALLAGMTLETYTEFIQNACFLNSDDPAEKWKSLSKMQASIVAYLNTCDKIIYRNSQFEISFSVKNRIWINSDGKANMPSGEVFTSPIEESVNGEIYFNYPSIMMGEEVCGVRLYVERGEIKTWSAEIGQHILDRVFQIPGSRWFGEVAIATNQNIQQATKNILFDEKIGGTVHMAVGQSYLQTGGKNHSSIHWDLITDMKDSGEIIADDKLIYQHGKFLI, from the coding sequence ATGAACTGGATCGAAAAATATGCACATTTATTAGTAAATTATTCTTTATACCTGAAAGAAGGTGAAACGGTATTCATTAGAACTACCTGTCTTGCAGAACCCTTGGTTAAATGTTTTTATAAAGAAGCTATTCAAAAAGGAGCTATCGTAGAAGTTGAATTTTCATTTGAAGATCAAGAAACCATTTTATTGAGTTCTGGAAATGAGACTCAACTAAATTATCTGTCTGCTTCTTATAAAGATGCCATTCAAAATTTTGATGCATACCTTGTGATTCGGGCTCCATACAACTCCAAAGAGTCATTTATCATCCCGGATGCACAACGAAGCAAAAGATTAGCAATTACCTCTATATATGACGCTCTTTATTTCAAACGACTGGGTGACGCAAGCCTAAAAAGATCTTTATGTCAATTTCCCACAGAATATGCAGCATTACTTGCAGGAATGACCTTGGAAACTTATACAGAATTTATACAAAACGCCTGTTTTTTAAATAGTGATGACCCAGCGGAGAAATGGAAATCACTATCCAAAATGCAAGCGTCCATTGTAGCATATTTAAATACTTGTGATAAAATAATATATAGAAATTCACAATTTGAAATTTCATTTTCTGTAAAAAACAGAATTTGGATAAATTCAGATGGAAAAGCAAATATGCCTTCTGGTGAAGTATTTACAAGCCCCATTGAGGAGTCCGTAAATGGCGAAATATACTTTAATTATCCAAGTATCATGATGGGCGAAGAGGTTTGTGGAGTTCGTCTTTATGTAGAGAGAGGTGAAATCAAAACGTGGTCGGCTGAAATAGGTCAACATATTTTAGATCGGGTATTTCAAATTCCAGGGAGTCGCTGGTTTGGAGAAGTTGCTATTGCAACCAATCAAAATATTCAACAAGCCACAAAGAATATTTTGTTTGATGAAAAGATTGGTGGGACCGTCCATATGGCTGTTGGCCAATCGTATTTACAAACAGGTGGGAAAAACCATTCCTCCATTCATTGGGATTTAATAACCGATATGAAAGATAGTGGCGAAATTATTGCAGATGATAAACTCATTTATCAGCACGGAAAATTTTTAATCTAG
- a CDS encoding S9 family peptidase, protein MKLFSESEISKLSNQEFTEPIAKEIVKELTAHEDTRMDHYYWLNERENPEVISYLKEENDYLEKVLTPVKDLREKLYSEMVSRIQQDDNSVPYNFNGYAYYTRHESGKEYEIYCRKKIKFSDSNEEIILDVNELAKDTKYCNVIPPRISPDNKMAVFAMDTTGRNLHYAFVKNLETNEIFEQQSPVVAGSFIWSPDSKGFFYDTKDQHTLRTDKIWLHLLGNKFNQDALVYEEFDETSYAHLSASKDLKYLFIHSGYTENVECHFILLDQYLSKPILFRKRELDFYYTVDYYNGNFFILTNDNAANFKLMVAKTETFAYSHWQELIPHNEDVLLEDLELFKNYLVLYERKDGLNQLHVIPWHDMNAGHYIQFRDASYNCWLGANKEFETDILRLHYTSLTTPKSTYDYWMPQRELKLLKENLVLGNFDKENYSSEYLQIKSWDGVLIPVSMVYKKGFKKDGKSPALLYAYGSYGIPVDASFSSNLLSLLDRGFLFAIAHVRGGKEKGWKWYEEGKMFKKMNSFHDFIDCAEFLIRDKYTTSDRLFGRGGSAGGLLMGVVFNLRSDLFKGLLAHVPFVDVVTTMSDPTIPLTTGEYTEWGNPNMKAEYECMKSYSPIDNITAKRYTNLLVTTGFSDSQVQYWEPAKWVAKIRKLRTHKEDLILFYTNLDAGHGGASGRFERLREIALEYSFMLGLLADYEN, encoded by the coding sequence ATGAAGCTTTTTTCAGAATCAGAAATTAGTAAACTTAGCAACCAGGAATTTACGGAACCCATAGCTAAAGAGATAGTCAAAGAACTAACAGCTCATGAGGATACTCGAATGGATCATTATTATTGGTTAAACGAGCGTGAGAATCCGGAGGTAATTTCCTATTTAAAAGAAGAAAATGATTATCTTGAAAAAGTACTGACTCCGGTTAAGGACTTGCGTGAAAAATTGTATTCTGAAATGGTTTCGCGAATTCAGCAAGATGACAATTCCGTTCCTTATAATTTTAATGGATATGCCTATTATACCCGGCATGAAAGTGGTAAAGAGTATGAAATCTATTGTAGAAAGAAAATTAAATTTTCAGATTCGAATGAGGAAATTATTTTGGATGTAAATGAATTGGCAAAAGACACGAAATATTGTAATGTGATTCCTCCAAGAATAAGTCCCGACAATAAGATGGCAGTTTTTGCAATGGATACAACAGGTAGAAACTTGCACTATGCGTTTGTTAAAAATCTTGAAACAAATGAAATATTTGAACAGCAATCGCCGGTGGTGGCTGGAAGTTTTATTTGGTCACCCGATAGCAAGGGCTTTTTTTATGACACCAAGGATCAGCACACCTTGAGAACGGATAAAATTTGGTTGCATTTATTAGGAAATAAATTTAACCAAGATGCTTTGGTATATGAAGAGTTTGATGAAACAAGTTATGCACATCTTTCTGCATCTAAGGATTTAAAATATTTATTTATTCATTCTGGTTATACAGAAAATGTAGAATGCCATTTTATTTTGCTGGATCAATATTTAAGTAAGCCTATATTATTTAGAAAAAGAGAACTTGATTTTTATTATACTGTAGATTATTATAATGGTAACTTTTTTATTCTCACAAATGATAATGCAGCTAATTTTAAACTCATGGTAGCCAAAACTGAAACGTTTGCGTATTCACATTGGCAAGAACTCATACCGCATAATGAAGACGTTTTGTTGGAAGATCTCGAACTTTTTAAAAATTACTTAGTACTTTATGAGCGAAAAGATGGATTGAATCAACTTCATGTAATTCCTTGGCATGATATGAATGCCGGCCATTATATTCAATTTCGAGATGCAAGTTATAATTGTTGGTTAGGTGCAAATAAAGAATTTGAGACAGACATTTTAAGATTGCATTATACTTCCTTAACTACGCCGAAATCCACCTATGATTATTGGATGCCTCAAAGGGAATTGAAGTTATTAAAAGAGAATCTAGTTTTAGGTAATTTTGATAAAGAAAATTATAGTTCTGAATATTTGCAAATTAAATCTTGGGATGGTGTTTTAATTCCAGTTTCAATGGTTTACAAAAAGGGCTTTAAAAAAGATGGAAAATCTCCAGCCTTATTATATGCATATGGAAGTTATGGCATTCCGGTGGATGCAAGTTTTAGTAGTAATTTACTTTCACTTTTGGATCGGGGTTTTCTATTTGCCATAGCGCATGTTAGAGGAGGAAAAGAAAAAGGATGGAAATGGTATGAGGAGGGAAAGATGTTTAAAAAAATGAATAGCTTTCATGATTTTATTGATTGTGCTGAATTTTTAATTCGTGATAAATACACAACTTCAGATCGATTGTTTGGAAGGGGTGGATCCGCTGGAGGATTACTAATGGGCGTAGTTTTTAATTTACGTTCAGATTTATTTAAAGGATTGTTAGCCCATGTTCCTTTTGTAGATGTAGTAACCACCATGTCTGATCCTACAATACCTTTAACAACTGGGGAGTACACAGAATGGGGCAATCCTAATATGAAAGCAGAATATGAATGTATGAAAAGCTATTCGCCCATTGATAATATTACAGCTAAGAGATATACAAATTTATTGGTAACCACTGGATTTTCTGACAGTCAGGTTCAATATTGGGAGCCTGCAAAATGGGTTGCAAAAATTCGTAAACTGAGAACTCATAAAGAGGATCTTATTTTGTTTTATACAAATCTCGATGCTGGCCATGGTGGAGCATCGGGTCGTTTTGAGCGATTGCGGGAAATTGCATTAGAGTATTCATTTATGCTTGGATTATTGGCGGATTATGAGAATTAA
- a CDS encoding Rrf2 family transcriptional regulator: MIFSKSFGYAVRGILYLASTNSQGGNIQADEIALSLSVPKHFMSKILKKLAHKKIIKSVRGPNGGFSFPKENNSIKLIEILKITDAKDPFDKCILQWKQCNSKRPCPMHAFITPVKNELQSIFHELSISDLSGKNAKTLLKQLMN; the protein is encoded by the coding sequence ATGATTTTTTCTAAATCATTTGGCTATGCTGTCAGAGGCATTTTATATTTGGCTTCTACAAATAGCCAAGGAGGCAATATTCAAGCAGACGAAATTGCATTAAGTTTAAGTGTACCCAAACACTTTATGAGTAAAATACTTAAAAAATTAGCACATAAAAAAATTATTAAATCGGTAAGAGGGCCCAATGGAGGGTTTAGCTTTCCTAAAGAAAACAATTCCATTAAACTGATAGAAATTCTTAAGATTACAGATGCAAAAGATCCATTTGATAAATGTATTCTGCAATGGAAACAATGCAACTCAAAAAGACCCTGCCCAATGCATGCCTTCATAACACCAGTGAAAAATGAATTGCAATCTATCTTTCATGAATTAAGTATATCCGATCTTTCTGGTAAAAACGCAAAAACACTCTTAAAACAATTAATGAATTAG
- a CDS encoding RNA polymerase sigma factor, which translates to MEDNQLVLSCLNGDQKACNELFKRFAPGMLSLCHRYLKNSAEAEDALQDGFIKVFQNLKNWNGTGPIAAWIRKIIINTCITKLNSSYQLLTQFSGEGIPELQIDPSVISQLNYENLLELLKAMPIGYRTVFNLVVIEGYSYKEISSMLHIQESSCRSQLLKAKNYLAQKITNHYPELKLKYEAKLD; encoded by the coding sequence ATGGAAGATAATCAACTCGTCTTAAGCTGTCTAAATGGTGATCAGAAGGCGTGCAATGAACTATTTAAACGCTTTGCACCCGGGATGCTAAGTCTATGTCATCGCTATTTAAAAAATTCGGCCGAAGCCGAAGATGCATTGCAAGACGGCTTTATTAAAGTGTTTCAAAATTTAAAAAATTGGAATGGAACCGGACCGATTGCAGCCTGGATTCGTAAAATTATAATAAATACCTGTATCACAAAATTAAATTCTTCCTACCAATTACTTACCCAATTTTCTGGGGAGGGAATTCCTGAATTACAAATAGATCCTTCTGTTATTAGTCAGTTAAATTACGAAAATTTATTAGAATTATTAAAAGCAATGCCAATTGGCTATCGCACCGTCTTCAATCTTGTAGTTATAGAAGGTTATAGCTATAAAGAAATATCCAGTATGTTACATATTCAGGAATCAAGTTGCAGATCCCAATTACTAAAGGCAAAAAATTACCTTGCCCAAAAGATTACAAATCATTATCCAGAATTAAAATTAAAGTATGAAGCCAAATTGGACTGA
- a CDS encoding pyridoxal phosphate-dependent aminotransferase family protein codes for MNSLKQKINNLSSQVDYLKGNDIYLFYRELNSAQDVEMVEHGRKILMFGSNSYLGLTNHPRVKAAAIKAIEKYGTGVSGSRLLNGNLDIHRELEERLAVYLGKEDVAVFSTGFQANLGAIPPIMDRSGCLLMDKLSHASIIESAVLSHAKKLKFEHNNVQSLDRLLKNCPAESLKLVVTEGIFSMDGDISNLPDIVKTAENYNAMVMVDDAHAIGVLGKNGSGTSSHFGLTDRVHIITGTFSKSLAALGGFIAADKDIINLIKHTSRALMFSAGLQPASVAAVMTALDIIEEEPELIEKLWENTHYSIQQMKQMGFDIGNAETPIIPIYIRDDYKTYCIAKKLYDDGVFINPVVSPATSADSALIRFSVMSSHTKAQIDFALSRIYENAKALQII; via the coding sequence ATGAACTCTTTGAAGCAGAAAATTAATAATCTGTCTTCTCAGGTTGACTATTTAAAGGGGAATGACATTTATCTTTTTTATAGAGAGTTAAATTCAGCACAAGATGTAGAGATGGTTGAACATGGTCGTAAAATTCTAATGTTTGGCTCAAATAGCTATTTAGGATTGACCAATCATCCTCGGGTAAAGGCAGCAGCAATAAAAGCCATTGAAAAGTATGGTACAGGTGTTTCCGGGTCAAGGTTGTTAAATGGCAATTTGGATATTCATCGGGAGCTTGAAGAACGTCTGGCGGTTTACCTTGGAAAAGAAGATGTTGCAGTATTTAGTACTGGGTTTCAAGCAAACTTAGGAGCTATACCACCTATCATGGATCGTTCTGGATGTTTACTTATGGATAAATTAAGCCATGCATCCATCATTGAAAGTGCTGTATTATCACATGCAAAAAAGTTGAAATTCGAACATAATAATGTTCAGTCTTTGGATAGATTATTAAAAAATTGTCCGGCTGAATCCCTCAAATTGGTAGTTACAGAGGGAATTTTCAGTATGGATGGGGATATTTCAAATTTGCCTGATATCGTTAAAACAGCCGAAAACTATAATGCGATGGTCATGGTAGACGATGCCCATGCCATAGGAGTTTTAGGTAAAAATGGATCTGGAACCTCATCTCATTTTGGTTTGACAGATCGGGTTCATATCATTACAGGTACTTTTAGTAAGTCTTTGGCTGCTTTAGGCGGTTTTATAGCTGCTGATAAAGATATTATCAACCTCATTAAGCATACATCTCGGGCTTTGATGTTCAGTGCAGGTCTTCAGCCAGCCTCTGTAGCTGCTGTAATGACTGCTTTGGATATTATTGAAGAAGAACCAGAATTAATTGAAAAACTTTGGGAAAACACGCATTATTCAATCCAACAAATGAAACAAATGGGTTTTGATATTGGAAATGCAGAAACGCCAATTATTCCAATTTATATAAGAGATGACTATAAAACGTATTGTATAGCCAAGAAGTTATATGATGATGGAGTCTTTATTAATCCTGTAGTATCTCCAGCTACGAGTGCAGATTCAGCCTTAATTCGTTTTTCAGTAATGTCCAGTCATACAAAAGCACAAATTGATTTTGCATTGAGCAGAATTTATGAAAATGCGAAAGCATTACAGATAATTTAA
- a CDS encoding rhodanese-like domain-containing protein — protein sequence MKLNSILFGILVFFMISCKNESIGQTGPNDIKKQIEKDPGIMVDVRTLDEWNSGHHPRAIHADWENGDFVKQSKSWDTSKTYYLYCAAGGRSSQATEHLKKNGYKKVINLGGYDAVKNLK from the coding sequence ATGAAATTAAATTCTATACTATTTGGAATTCTGGTTTTTTTTATGATTTCTTGTAAAAATGAATCTATCGGACAAACCGGACCAAATGATATTAAAAAACAAATCGAAAAAGATCCTGGAATTATGGTAGATGTAAGAACTCTCGATGAATGGAATAGTGGTCATCATCCGAGAGCAATTCATGCAGATTGGGAAAATGGTGATTTTGTAAAACAATCAAAAAGCTGGGATACCTCCAAAACATACTACCTTTATTGTGCTGCTGGTGGCAGAAGTTCGCAGGCTACGGAACATCTGAAAAAAAATGGTTATAAAAAAGTAATCAATTTAGGTGGATATGATGCTGTAAAAAATCTAAAATAA
- a CDS encoding PorT family protein: MKILLNLVWITFMLSATVDAQHVNLGIKAGLNLYNVSSDDNSEYDSKAGIHVGLIGHVHLKDHFALQPEIIYSVQGAKSSEANSDDKINLGYINIPVLFQYMFDNGFRIQAGPQLGILVNAKAESNNISIDIKDDLKAIEFAIAAGLSYVHPPTGFGVDVRYNIGLTNINDTDIVTVKNNGLQIGVFYLFKHRN, translated from the coding sequence ATGAAAATTTTACTAAATCTAGTGTGGATCACTTTTATGTTGTCAGCTACCGTCGATGCTCAACATGTTAATCTTGGTATTAAAGCAGGGCTAAACTTATACAATGTAAGTAGTGATGACAATTCAGAATATGATTCTAAGGCTGGGATTCATGTGGGATTGATAGGACATGTACATTTGAAGGATCATTTTGCATTGCAACCAGAAATTATATATTCAGTTCAAGGCGCAAAATCAAGTGAAGCAAATTCTGATGACAAAATTAATCTAGGGTACATAAATATTCCAGTATTATTTCAATATATGTTTGACAATGGATTTAGAATTCAAGCAGGACCTCAACTTGGTATACTTGTAAATGCCAAAGCGGAGTCAAACAATATTAGTATAGATATTAAAGATGATCTCAAAGCGATCGAATTTGCAATTGCTGCTGGTTTAAGTTATGTGCATCCTCCTACAGGATTTGGGGTAGATGTGCGTTATAACATAGGCTTAACTAATATTAATGATACTGACATTGTTACAGTAAAAAATAACGGACTTCAAATTGGTGTATTTTACCTCTTCAAGCATAGAAATTAA